From a single Paenibacillus sp. FSL R5-0345 genomic region:
- a CDS encoding nitroreductase family protein, which yields MKTIDLIKTRRSIKQFKADSIHEDDLLNWLEAASYAPNHRMNEPWELLFIGPDTRAKLKHKTNFGSAPVVLAILSKPGATAFERDENVMAAACFAQNFLLAAHEVGVGAYWASLGALPHNREILSVPQDYDVIGVFGIGYPEEVPNAKPRTPVKSKITYLS from the coding sequence ATGAAAACCATTGATCTTATTAAAACCCGTAGAAGTATTAAGCAATTTAAGGCGGATTCGATTCATGAGGATGATTTATTGAATTGGCTGGAAGCAGCTAGTTATGCTCCAAACCATCGGATGAACGAACCTTGGGAACTCCTATTTATCGGGCCTGATACTAGAGCTAAATTAAAGCATAAGACGAATTTTGGAAGCGCTCCTGTCGTTCTTGCTATCTTATCTAAACCTGGTGCAACCGCGTTTGAACGTGACGAGAATGTTATGGCTGCCGCATGTTTCGCACAGAACTTCTTATTAGCTGCACATGAAGTGGGGGTTGGAGCATATTGGGCTTCTTTAGGTGCTTTGCCTCATAATCGTGAAATTCTAAGTGTCCCGCAAGATTACGATGTGATTGGAGTATTTGGTATTGGATATCCGGAGGAAGTTCCAAATGCTAAGCCAAGAACACCGGTGAAATCAAAAATCACATATTTATCTTAA
- a CDS encoding ABC transporter ATP-binding protein yields MWKLKSYLRPYWVWSVLAPLMMMLEVFMDLLQPTLMASIVDHGIMTKDLSHIYSTGLTMLGVAFVGLIGGVGCTIFSSIASQNFGNDLRINLFEHIQKFSNKNLDQLKTGSLITRLTNDVVQLQTFVQMILRNIRSPLLLIGSLIMAIRISPSLTLILVVAVPLLVIILYGLIRLSFPLFEKMQVKLDGVNTVLQENLSGIRVVKAFVRAKHEQKRFNTANKDYTETAIKAVRLMSLNMPLMMLVLNASIVAVLWFGGLQSWNGSLPVGQLIAFINYITQLLMSMLMLSNMLTFFSRAKVSADRENEVFSTISEITEASEAKKDTITNGRIVFDNVSFAYDTTDENLVLDGINFSAEPGETVAILGATGAGKSTLVSLIPRLYEVSSGSITIDGSDTRQISLEHLRRKIGYVMQQAILFSGTIRDNIRYGRPEATDEEVEQAAIAAEAHHFILELPEGYDTVLGQRGINLSGGQKQRLSIARALLIQPTILIMDDSTSALDAATESRIRQMLKKRLSNSTNILIAQRVTSVIDADRILILENGRIAVQGTHDGLLSNSEIYRDIWKSQMKGEEVPYVKA; encoded by the coding sequence ATGTGGAAACTTAAGAGTTACTTAAGGCCATATTGGGTGTGGTCTGTGTTAGCACCACTTATGATGATGCTCGAAGTGTTTATGGATTTGCTTCAGCCTACACTAATGGCGAGTATTGTGGATCATGGGATTATGACGAAAGATTTATCACATATTTATTCGACGGGATTGACCATGCTTGGAGTGGCATTTGTCGGTCTAATTGGTGGGGTGGGCTGCACCATTTTTTCGAGCATCGCCTCACAAAATTTCGGGAATGATTTACGGATTAACCTGTTTGAACATATTCAGAAATTCTCAAACAAGAATCTGGACCAATTGAAGACGGGATCATTGATTACTCGCTTAACAAACGATGTGGTGCAACTACAAACCTTTGTTCAGATGATTTTGCGGAATATTCGATCACCATTGCTATTAATCGGCAGCTTGATAATGGCTATACGGATTAGTCCTTCGCTGACCCTTATCCTTGTCGTTGCCGTACCCCTGTTGGTTATAATATTGTATGGGTTAATTCGGCTTTCTTTTCCTCTGTTTGAGAAAATGCAGGTCAAATTAGACGGCGTCAACACAGTATTGCAGGAAAACTTATCGGGTATTCGTGTAGTTAAGGCCTTCGTCCGTGCTAAGCATGAACAGAAAAGGTTTAATACAGCCAACAAGGATTACACAGAAACAGCGATAAAAGCGGTACGACTAATGTCGTTGAATATGCCGCTTATGATGCTTGTGCTCAATGCCAGTATTGTAGCTGTTCTTTGGTTTGGTGGGCTGCAGAGCTGGAACGGATCGCTGCCAGTCGGTCAGTTGATCGCCTTCATTAACTATATCACCCAATTGTTGATGTCTATGCTGATGTTGAGCAATATGCTCACCTTCTTCTCACGTGCAAAGGTCTCAGCAGATCGGGAGAATGAAGTGTTTTCCACCATTAGTGAGATTACAGAAGCTTCCGAAGCTAAAAAAGATACCATAACTAACGGTCGAATTGTATTTGATAATGTTTCATTTGCCTATGATACTACGGATGAGAATCTTGTATTAGACGGCATTAATTTTTCTGCCGAGCCAGGTGAAACCGTAGCCATACTTGGAGCCACTGGTGCTGGTAAATCGACCTTGGTCAGTCTTATTCCAAGACTTTACGAAGTGTCCTCGGGCTCTATTACAATTGATGGTTCTGACACGCGGCAGATTTCTTTAGAACATTTACGCCGCAAGATCGGTTATGTTATGCAGCAGGCTATTCTGTTCAGTGGAACAATCCGGGATAATATCCGATATGGAAGACCAGAGGCTACAGATGAAGAAGTGGAACAAGCAGCAATAGCTGCAGAAGCTCACCATTTTATATTAGAACTTCCAGAGGGTTATGATACAGTGCTTGGCCAACGAGGCATCAACTTGTCTGGAGGGCAGAAGCAGCGGCTTTCGATTGCAAGAGCACTATTAATTCAGCCTACAATTCTCATCATGGATGACAGTACGAGCGCGCTCGATGCGGCGACAGAGTCGCGGATTCGGCAAATGTTAAAAAAACGACTGAGCAATAGTACGAATATTTTGATTGCTCAGCGTGTCACATCTGTGATTGATGCGGATCGCATTTTGATTCTAGAAAACGGTCGAATCGCAGTACAAGGTACACATGATGGACTTCTGAGCAATAGTGAAATTTACCGAGACATCTGGAAATCACAGATGAAGGGTGAGGAGGTTCCTTATGTCAAAGCATGA
- a CDS encoding ABC transporter ATP-binding protein — MSKHDNGMNTPPIHRSGGFGPGIGPGSGPGRGAAVPIVRAKNQASTLKRIWTYLNRQRFGLIIVYVFTILNALLSLIGPYLIGKAIDTAVIPHDYQGLIRFCVLLIGIYGLSSVVAWVQAYVMTSVSQNTVFELRRDLFSKYQQLPIKFFDTRANGELMSRATNDIESVSSTLNQSVTQLLNSLITLSGSLVIMLMLNVPLTVVSLITIPLVLLASRKIIGLSRTYFRNQQRHLGELGGFIEETISGQKVVKQYSREEAEVKRFRKISGELNKVSIKAQIVSGLVGPVMNMINNLGFAIIAGVGGWMAFHNMATVGIIVSFLTYSKQFGRPISDLANQYNLIQSAIAGAERVFEVLEMQSEYGDEQSEDLPRLKGEVVFRDVSFAYKPDSPILSGVTFEAKPGEKIALVGPTGAGKTTIVNLLIRFYDLSGGCIRIDDRDIRELDKNALRSQLGMVLQDAHVFSGTIRENIRFGRLDATDQEIEQAARLANADAFIKRLPHGYETLLNAEGSNLSHGQRQLLTIARAILADPAILILDEATSSVDTRTEMHIQQAMKNLMKGRTSFVIAHRLSTIQDADRILVIQDGGIAEQGNHEELLAMQGAYYELYNTQFKRVI; from the coding sequence ATGTCAAAGCATGATAACGGCATGAACACTCCTCCGATCCATAGATCAGGCGGATTTGGTCCAGGAATAGGACCAGGATCTGGCCCCGGACGCGGCGCTGCTGTACCAATTGTGCGTGCCAAAAATCAAGCCAGCACGCTTAAACGTATCTGGACTTACTTGAATCGTCAGCGGTTTGGGTTAATTATTGTATATGTATTTACGATATTAAATGCACTACTTTCATTGATCGGACCCTATCTCATTGGTAAGGCAATTGATACTGCAGTTATTCCACATGATTATCAGGGCCTTATTCGGTTTTGTGTACTCCTTATTGGTATCTATGGTCTAAGTAGTGTAGTTGCATGGGTGCAAGCATACGTCATGACATCAGTTTCGCAAAATACCGTATTTGAGCTGCGTCGTGATCTGTTCAGTAAGTATCAGCAGTTACCCATTAAATTTTTTGATACACGGGCTAACGGAGAATTGATGAGCCGAGCAACTAACGATATAGAGAGCGTATCCAGCACACTTAATCAGAGTGTAACTCAATTGTTAAACAGTTTGATAACGCTAAGCGGTTCACTCGTTATTATGTTAATGTTGAACGTTCCGTTAACCGTAGTTTCATTAATCACGATCCCGCTCGTTTTATTGGCTAGTCGTAAAATCATAGGGTTAAGCCGAACTTATTTTAGAAATCAGCAGCGGCATTTAGGTGAACTGGGCGGGTTTATCGAAGAAACCATCAGCGGACAAAAGGTGGTTAAACAATATAGCAGGGAAGAGGCAGAAGTTAAACGATTCCGTAAAATCAGCGGAGAGCTGAATAAGGTTAGTATCAAGGCACAAATCGTATCGGGTTTAGTTGGGCCTGTGATGAACATGATAAACAACCTTGGATTTGCGATCATTGCCGGGGTTGGTGGCTGGATGGCATTCCATAACATGGCTACAGTAGGCATAATCGTTAGCTTCCTGACCTATTCCAAACAGTTCGGCCGACCCATTTCTGATCTTGCTAATCAGTACAATTTAATTCAATCTGCAATCGCCGGTGCGGAGCGTGTATTTGAGGTTTTGGAGATGCAATCCGAATATGGAGATGAGCAGAGTGAAGATCTGCCACGGTTAAAAGGGGAGGTTGTGTTCCGGGACGTTTCTTTTGCTTATAAGCCGGATTCCCCGATTCTGTCTGGAGTTACGTTTGAAGCAAAACCTGGAGAGAAAATTGCGCTTGTTGGCCCGACAGGAGCAGGTAAAACAACCATTGTTAACCTGCTGATCCGTTTCTATGATTTGAGTGGCGGCTGCATACGGATTGATGATCGCGACATCCGTGAGCTAGATAAAAATGCACTTCGTAGTCAACTTGGGATGGTGTTGCAAGATGCGCATGTATTCTCTGGAACGATTAGGGAAAACATTCGGTTTGGCCGGCTCGATGCAACCGATCAAGAAATTGAACAAGCGGCGCGGCTAGCCAATGCGGATGCATTTATCAAAAGATTGCCGCATGGCTATGAGACTCTCCTCAATGCGGAAGGCAGTAATCTGAGCCATGGACAGCGTCAACTGTTAACGATCGCTCGCGCAATTCTAGCTGATCCAGCTATTCTAATCCTAGACGAAGCAACCAGTAGTGTGGATACACGAACGGAAATGCATATTCAACAGGCGATGAAGAATTTGATGAAGGGACGAACAAGCTTTGTGATCGCCCACAGGCTTAGTACGATCCAGGATGCTGATCGTATTCTCGTGATCCAGGATGGAGGAATTGCTGAGCAAGGAAATCATGAGGAGCTTCTTGCGATGCAAGGTGCCTATTACGAGTTATACAATACCCAGTTCAAGCGAGTGATTTAA
- a CDS encoding TetR/AcrR family transcriptional regulator: MPKVDRRILKSQEALKRAVIELMSEKNFDEITIQELSDKANVSRGTIYLHYLDKYDLLDKLIEEHIEVLRVLCESAAELDFIEATLKWTEYFDQHYSFFSMMLASKGAPYFRNRFLAFLQNEFRHEVNVTEGINQGLNEEIIINFVASAYAGVVEWWFKNEKPVTHQVLAEQLGTLLERNL, translated from the coding sequence TTGCCTAAAGTGGATAGAAGGATTCTCAAATCACAAGAAGCACTTAAGAGAGCTGTTATAGAACTGATGTCCGAGAAGAATTTTGACGAGATTACCATACAGGAACTCTCTGACAAGGCTAATGTAAGCCGAGGAACCATTTATCTTCATTATCTGGATAAATATGATTTGTTAGATAAGCTTATCGAGGAACATATAGAAGTTCTTAGAGTACTTTGCGAATCTGCAGCGGAATTAGATTTTATCGAAGCCACGTTGAAATGGACGGAATACTTCGATCAGCATTATTCTTTTTTCTCTATGATGCTGGCGAGCAAGGGCGCTCCTTATTTCCGGAATCGGTTCTTAGCTTTTCTTCAAAATGAGTTTCGACATGAAGTAAATGTAACGGAAGGGATAAATCAGGGATTAAATGAGGAGATTATTATTAATTTTGTTGCATCGGCTTATGCAGGTGTAGTGGAATGGTGGTTCAAGAATGAGAAGCCAGTGACACATCAAGTCTTGGCTGAACAGCTTGGAACATTGTTAGAGCGGAATTTATAG